Proteins encoded by one window of Gemmatimonadaceae bacterium:
- a CDS encoding thioredoxin family protein: MDDAMRLIRQSFEAGETFAGLLRRMKDGDNLLEALYKKASLSSESSHRASLLRGQWNLLVLHEDWCGDSVNVLPHLARLKEASSGIDLRIIGRDANPDIMNAHLTNGSRSIPVVIVLDSDFVERGWWGPRPGSLQVWATSEGLALPKAERYRQMRTWYARDRGATIVEEILAIIEQGEGADAKAAL, from the coding sequence GTGGATGACGCCATGCGCTTGATCCGGCAGAGCTTTGAGGCGGGCGAGACTTTTGCCGGTTTGCTGAGACGGATGAAGGACGGCGACAATCTGTTGGAGGCGCTCTATAAAAAGGCGAGCCTGAGCAGCGAAAGCTCGCATCGCGCGTCGTTGTTGCGTGGGCAGTGGAATTTGCTCGTGCTGCACGAGGACTGGTGTGGTGATTCCGTCAACGTCTTGCCTCATCTCGCCCGGCTCAAGGAAGCGTCATCCGGGATCGACCTGCGGATTATCGGGCGCGATGCGAACCCGGACATCATGAACGCCCACCTCACCAATGGGTCGAGGTCCATCCCGGTGGTTATCGTCCTCGACAGCGACTTTGTCGAACGAGGCTGGTGGGGTCCGCGGCCTGGAAGCCTTCAGGTCTGGGCGACATCCGAGGGTCTCGCGCTCCCCAAGGCCGAGCGGTATCGTCAAATGAGAACGTGGTATGCACGCGATCGCGGAGCGACCATCGTCGAGGAAATTCTGGCTATCATCGAGCAGGGGGAGGGTGCTGATGCGAAAGCGGCTTTGTGA
- a CDS encoding GNAT family N-acetyltransferase: MYFFVDLPTIMHHQTAPAGTISFWQHSTFAALSPADLYSAMELRQRVFVVEQNCPYMDADGSDLAAVHLLGWRATDGDTKLIAYARLFPPGAKYPEASIGRVVTHPDVRRSGAGLELMTEAIQRIETNGWGSAIRIAAQMYLESFYSRFGFRRVTQPYTEDNIWHVDMLRG, translated from the coding sequence GTGTACTTCTTCGTTGATCTTCCCACGATCATGCATCATCAGACAGCCCCCGCGGGCACGATCAGTTTCTGGCAGCATTCCACCTTTGCCGCCCTCAGTCCCGCTGATCTCTATTCCGCCATGGAGCTGAGGCAGCGTGTGTTCGTTGTCGAGCAGAACTGTCCCTATATGGACGCCGACGGAAGCGACCTTGCAGCCGTCCACCTGCTGGGCTGGCGCGCGACCGATGGCGATACAAAGCTCATCGCGTACGCGCGGCTGTTCCCGCCAGGCGCAAAGTACCCCGAGGCTTCGATTGGCAGAGTGGTGACTCACCCTGATGTCCGCCGTTCAGGCGCCGGTCTGGAGTTGATGACCGAGGCGATCCAGCGGATCGAAACGAACGGATGGGGAAGCGCGATCAGGATCGCCGCGCAGATGTATCTTGAATCATTCTACTCGCGTTTCGGCTTCAGACGAGTGACTCAACCCTACACCGAAGACAATATCTGGCACGTGGACATGCTCCGTGGATGA
- a CDS encoding M28 family peptidase yields the protein MPEPISLLRIAALALMLGATACTASTGVPVAARSSSPVITTGGDVTIGLHRDPALVQLIAQISPARIRDTDSILVSFGTRHTMADTLSATRGIGAARRFLHQRLSGYSAECGGCLRVEYNDEMVEVTRHPQKPKVDIVNVLAWLPGRDTSRVVVIGGHYDSCICNVDRFDFTSDAPGADDDGSGTAAVVELARVFSRAFPRGLDATIIFALYSGEELGLLGSTHLARSLHASNYRVVAAMTDDIVGNVVADDGQVDSTSVRIFGADPDNGPSRELARYAWAVGTLYNPAFAVFPVFRLDRVGRGGDHSPFVTLRDAGLRFTERLENYKRQHLATDLLKDVNFGYVANVARLNAAVVGGLASAPSVPDSVTARRDQASGGQKWLLAWKPVAGAASYEILVRRTSSATHDQVIPVGNVTSYLLPFQLDDYWAGVRSVGANGHRSIAVVVPPPTYVTR from the coding sequence ATGCCAGAACCCATCTCACTGCTGCGAATCGCAGCCCTCGCCCTGATGCTTGGCGCCACGGCCTGTACCGCGTCCACCGGTGTTCCCGTCGCCGCACGGAGCAGCTCTCCAGTGATCACGACCGGCGGCGACGTAACGATTGGCCTTCATCGCGATCCTGCACTCGTCCAGCTGATTGCGCAGATCTCGCCCGCGCGCATTCGCGACACTGACTCGATACTCGTTTCATTCGGCACGCGCCACACCATGGCGGACACTCTCAGCGCGACGCGAGGCATTGGCGCTGCCCGCCGTTTTCTGCATCAGCGGCTCAGCGGCTACAGCGCTGAATGCGGCGGGTGCCTGCGCGTCGAGTACAACGATGAGATGGTCGAAGTCACACGGCACCCGCAGAAACCGAAAGTCGACATTGTAAACGTGCTCGCATGGCTGCCTGGACGCGACACGAGCAGGGTGGTGGTGATCGGTGGACACTACGATTCGTGCATCTGCAACGTCGACCGGTTCGATTTCACCTCCGACGCACCGGGCGCAGACGACGACGGATCGGGCACTGCAGCGGTGGTCGAGCTGGCACGCGTGTTCTCCCGCGCGTTCCCTCGCGGACTCGACGCCACGATAATTTTTGCCCTCTACTCGGGTGAAGAGCTTGGCCTGCTTGGCTCCACCCATCTCGCGCGCAGCCTGCACGCCTCCAACTACAGGGTCGTGGCCGCTATGACCGACGACATCGTCGGCAACGTCGTCGCGGACGATGGCCAGGTCGATTCGACGAGCGTGCGAATCTTTGGTGCCGACCCGGACAATGGGCCGAGCCGCGAGTTGGCGCGCTATGCCTGGGCGGTCGGGACGTTGTACAACCCCGCCTTTGCCGTGTTTCCAGTGTTCCGGCTCGACCGCGTAGGCCGTGGAGGTGACCATTCGCCATTCGTCACTCTTCGCGATGCCGGTCTTCGATTTACCGAACGGCTCGAGAATTACAAGCGGCAACACCTCGCGACAGATCTGCTGAAGGACGTCAACTTCGGGTACGTTGCAAATGTTGCACGGCTGAACGCGGCGGTGGTCGGTGGCCTGGCCAGCGCGCCATCGGTGCCGGACAGCGTCACTGCCCGCCGCGATCAGGCTTCGGGTGGTCAGAAATGGCTCCTCGCGTGGAAACCGGTGGCTGGTGCAGCGAGCTACGAGATTCTCGTGAGGCGCACTTCATCGGCCACGCACGACCAGGTGATACCGGTTGGCAACGTGACCTCATATCTGCTCCCGTTCCAGCTCGATGATTACTGGGCGGGCGTACGTTCAGTTGGAGCAAACGGGCACCGCTCGATTGCGGTGGTGGTGCCCCCACCGACTTATGTAACGCGATAG
- a CDS encoding serine/threonine-protein kinase — protein MTQGDRPAGEGAETLYDLPARYRVERELGRGGVATVYLCTDGRDGGLVAAKVLRSEYANAVAAERFLREVEFIANFDHPFIPKVIDSGVAGGLPFYVMTYVEGESVRLLIDRHGQLPVNEAVRVAREVMKPMGYAHNRGVIHRDIKPHNIIVSPSGVFILDFGIARALVGAGGERLTRTGLTVGTPAYMSPEQALGRRELDQRSDIFSLGCVVYEMLAGFPPFAAATREALLALRFAEAPQSLRDLRDNVPAELERVVGRAMAQAPEDRWLGTADFSEALREAIVVMPVSLPPSTEAMPLSTNKDLAPNEMLESLKVAFEGVYKVEKEMKSGGMSRLFVATDIELHRRVVIKILPPELTSPMMLARFRRESKVTALLHHPHILPIISAGVRGGLAYYIMPFFEGESLRARLRREGRLSIEDGVRLLCEITDALSCAHEQGIVHRDIKPENILILGGHAVLADFGIASALTGVGNETGERITGTGMSLGTVGYMPPEQALGEKNVDGRADIYSVGVVGFEIFAGRPPFSGETDHAILVAHLTRDPEPLEHFRADTPLAVRLAIRKSMQKDPASRFQSASEFLEAIGGSSTPRAPVAEVSASVPAARPSLKSRLRNFLKALGVQD, from the coding sequence GTGACGCAAGGCGATAGGCCCGCTGGTGAGGGCGCAGAGACTCTTTACGATCTTCCCGCGAGATATCGGGTGGAGCGTGAGCTTGGACGCGGCGGAGTGGCCACTGTGTACCTGTGCACAGATGGCCGCGACGGCGGCCTTGTGGCGGCAAAGGTGCTTCGATCCGAATACGCTAACGCGGTCGCTGCCGAGAGATTTTTGCGCGAAGTGGAATTCATTGCGAACTTCGACCACCCGTTCATTCCAAAGGTGATCGACAGCGGAGTGGCGGGTGGTCTGCCGTTTTATGTGATGACGTACGTGGAGGGTGAGTCAGTCAGGTTGCTGATCGATCGCCACGGGCAGCTTCCCGTCAACGAAGCAGTTCGAGTTGCGCGGGAAGTGATGAAGCCGATGGGGTACGCCCACAATCGCGGCGTCATCCATCGCGATATAAAGCCTCACAACATCATCGTTTCACCCTCCGGGGTTTTCATTCTCGATTTCGGCATCGCCCGGGCGCTCGTCGGCGCGGGTGGCGAGCGGCTCACTCGCACGGGGCTTACTGTCGGAACCCCCGCCTACATGAGTCCCGAGCAGGCGCTCGGACGGCGCGAGCTGGATCAGCGCAGCGATATCTTCTCGCTCGGTTGCGTCGTGTATGAGATGCTAGCCGGATTCCCTCCGTTCGCGGCCGCCACTCGCGAGGCTTTGCTTGCGCTTCGTTTCGCCGAGGCTCCACAGTCGTTGCGAGACCTTAGGGACAATGTGCCGGCGGAACTCGAGCGCGTGGTCGGCCGGGCGATGGCGCAGGCACCGGAGGATCGCTGGCTGGGCACGGCGGATTTCAGCGAGGCGCTGCGGGAGGCGATTGTGGTTATGCCTGTGTCTCTGCCGCCGTCGACGGAAGCCATGCCCCTGAGTACGAACAAGGACTTAGCGCCAAATGAAATGCTGGAGTCGCTCAAGGTGGCCTTTGAGGGCGTCTACAAAGTGGAGAAGGAAATGAAGAGTGGCGGCATGAGCCGGCTCTTCGTTGCCACCGACATCGAGCTGCACCGGCGGGTGGTGATCAAAATCCTTCCTCCGGAACTGACGAGCCCGATGATGCTGGCCCGATTCAGGCGCGAGAGCAAAGTCACAGCTCTGCTTCATCATCCTCACATTCTTCCAATTATATCTGCTGGTGTGCGCGGTGGTCTCGCGTACTACATCATGCCATTCTTCGAGGGAGAGTCCCTGCGTGCACGGCTCCGCCGCGAGGGCCGGTTATCGATCGAGGATGGGGTGCGTCTTCTCTGCGAGATAACTGACGCGCTTTCGTGCGCGCACGAGCAGGGCATCGTTCATCGAGACATCAAGCCGGAGAATATTCTGATTCTTGGCGGGCACGCTGTTCTTGCGGATTTCGGAATTGCGTCGGCGCTGACCGGTGTGGGAAATGAAACGGGAGAACGCATTACCGGCACGGGAATGTCTCTTGGTACGGTGGGGTACATGCCCCCGGAACAGGCTCTCGGGGAAAAAAACGTGGATGGGCGCGCGGACATCTATTCCGTGGGCGTGGTGGGGTTCGAGATTTTTGCTGGACGTCCGCCGTTTTCCGGCGAGACCGATCACGCAATCCTTGTAGCTCATCTGACCCGTGATCCGGAGCCACTCGAACATTTCCGCGCAGATACTCCGCTAGCCGTGAGGCTGGCGATCAGGAAGTCGATGCAGAAGGACCCTGCTTCGAGATTTCAGAGCGCGTCGGAATTTCTTGAAGCGATTGGCGGATCTTCCACCCCGCGGGCTCCTGTCGCGGAGGTATCGGCATCAGTGCCGGCGGCCCGCCCATCGTTGAAGTCGAGGCTGCGCAACTTTCTCAAGGCTCTCGGTGTGCAAGATTAG
- a CDS encoding AAA family ATPase has product MQPRTAPMIGREAELALMEAVLRAATSGNGSTMFVSGDGGVGKTRILASAAEKATREGWNVVLGRAYAVETGIPYSLFADALLPSLRQLEPGALSVLSRGGTAELAYLFPALSSSGSRTSAGAGADPSELKSRLLWNFTQFLGRFAARQPLCLVLENLQWADAASLELFHFVARQISGHRIALLASYNETERDSNQMLRTTEQSLVKLGAATCCRVGPLAQTDVGEMLREMFGVDPDTIRQFTALLYGWTRGNPFFVEETLKWLVESAVLREQDGRWTGWEVESLQLPPTVRDAVASRLGRLSASARELANLAAVVGTRVTFAQLVALSRTSDALVAEAVDELCAERVLVEVEGPAGPAYDFMHPIMQQVTYSSLGHARSRLLHAAVAEALEKYYGKKSLAHAGELAFHFTRSTSMAPKAIQYLGEAGRMALQTYANREAADFLGSALEQIDNLDDGSIDRDEIVRSLARARQRLGNYEGALALWETARQKAVAAGNHNAVTVIEHRMGLACYWDGRYDEALAHYTDGLNGVGGSPDNAVVMRLHLARGMCFQDLGRLDDAKAEMECALQAAEAANSTPLLARAHRALLLLYAWTGPADVALFHGRKAVELAVSSKDLMLEWTAHWGMAVLAGLTSDAAGMIKHIRESEHLAARLKSPLLALWSAELSVQYASTTGDWDAGLATGERTIALARSLRQRALLPRLLVWTGLIHLWRSDLAKAKTYFDEAWQLSGAGSDDSRINVPTLAPTHMGLAAYYLETNNFAEAIRIGEAGMEIADRSGYLAWSLQFLLPVVGEASLWIRDFERAERHSVRMRRDATRLGNRLGLAMADACDGMLLLLRDANSEAAIPLLRAAAETLESIPYPDSAARVRRILAWALRDNGDRDGAMREFRRAHDVFARLHAATALTEVREEIRKLGVRPPSRTLVAGAGGLTGRELEIARMVARRKSNREIGSKLDISARTVSTHMSNIFLKLGVASRGELADVIRTRFPEVDSP; this is encoded by the coding sequence ATGCAGCCGCGTACGGCTCCGATGATCGGACGAGAAGCTGAGCTGGCGCTCATGGAGGCGGTTCTTCGCGCCGCAACATCGGGCAATGGGTCGACGATGTTCGTGTCCGGCGACGGCGGCGTTGGCAAAACCCGCATCCTGGCCTCCGCTGCTGAGAAAGCCACCCGCGAAGGATGGAACGTCGTGCTCGGCAGAGCATATGCCGTCGAAACGGGCATCCCATACTCGCTCTTCGCCGACGCACTACTGCCATCGCTGAGACAACTGGAACCCGGCGCGCTGTCTGTTCTGTCGCGCGGGGGAACCGCTGAGCTCGCATATCTGTTTCCCGCCCTGTCGTCATCAGGAAGCCGAACAAGCGCGGGCGCGGGCGCTGATCCATCGGAGCTCAAATCGCGATTGCTCTGGAATTTCACGCAGTTCCTCGGACGGTTTGCCGCGCGACAGCCGCTGTGTCTGGTACTGGAGAATCTGCAGTGGGCCGACGCCGCCTCGCTCGAGCTTTTCCACTTCGTGGCCCGTCAAATTTCTGGACACCGCATCGCGCTCCTTGCCTCATACAACGAAACAGAGCGCGATTCGAATCAGATGCTGCGCACCACCGAGCAATCACTGGTGAAACTCGGCGCGGCGACGTGCTGCCGCGTCGGACCGCTGGCCCAAACCGATGTCGGCGAAATGCTGCGCGAGATGTTCGGTGTCGATCCCGATACCATCCGGCAATTCACGGCTCTCCTCTATGGATGGACGCGTGGCAATCCCTTCTTCGTTGAGGAAACTCTCAAGTGGCTCGTCGAATCCGCGGTGCTTCGCGAGCAGGACGGCCGGTGGACAGGGTGGGAGGTAGAGTCGCTTCAGCTGCCGCCAACAGTGCGCGATGCCGTTGCGTCGCGGCTCGGCCGGCTGTCGGCATCTGCGCGTGAACTCGCAAACCTTGCTGCGGTTGTCGGGACGCGGGTGACATTCGCGCAACTGGTTGCGCTGTCGCGAACGTCCGACGCACTCGTTGCCGAAGCGGTGGACGAGCTCTGTGCCGAACGCGTACTAGTCGAAGTCGAGGGCCCCGCCGGTCCAGCCTACGATTTCATGCACCCGATCATGCAGCAGGTGACCTATTCGTCGCTTGGCCACGCCCGCTCACGCCTTCTTCATGCGGCCGTTGCGGAAGCCCTCGAGAAATACTACGGAAAGAAATCCCTTGCCCACGCGGGTGAGCTTGCATTCCACTTCACCCGCTCCACATCGATGGCGCCCAAGGCCATCCAGTACCTCGGCGAAGCGGGACGCATGGCGCTTCAGACGTACGCGAATCGTGAAGCTGCGGATTTTCTCGGATCGGCACTCGAGCAGATCGACAACCTCGATGATGGCTCGATCGACCGGGACGAAATTGTGAGGAGTCTGGCGAGAGCCCGCCAGAGGCTTGGCAACTATGAAGGTGCGCTGGCGCTGTGGGAGACGGCGCGTCAGAAAGCGGTCGCGGCGGGGAACCACAACGCCGTCACGGTGATCGAGCATCGAATGGGCCTCGCATGTTATTGGGACGGGCGGTACGACGAGGCCCTCGCCCATTACACGGACGGGCTCAACGGCGTCGGCGGCTCGCCCGACAACGCCGTAGTGATGCGGCTGCATCTCGCCAGGGGCATGTGCTTCCAGGATCTGGGAAGACTCGATGATGCCAAAGCGGAAATGGAGTGTGCATTGCAGGCCGCGGAGGCCGCCAACAGCACGCCGCTGCTGGCTCGCGCACATCGGGCGTTGCTGCTCCTCTATGCATGGACGGGGCCCGCCGATGTCGCCCTTTTCCATGGCAGGAAAGCAGTCGAGCTGGCGGTGAGCTCGAAAGATCTGATGCTGGAGTGGACGGCGCACTGGGGCATGGCAGTACTTGCCGGCCTCACCAGCGACGCCGCGGGCATGATCAAACACATTCGCGAGAGCGAGCACCTCGCGGCACGGCTTAAATCACCCCTCCTCGCGCTGTGGTCTGCGGAGCTCTCAGTGCAATACGCGTCCACCACGGGAGACTGGGATGCGGGGTTGGCGACCGGCGAGAGAACGATCGCACTCGCTCGGTCGCTCCGTCAGCGCGCCCTGTTGCCGCGATTGCTGGTATGGACCGGGCTAATCCATTTGTGGCGGAGTGATCTCGCCAAGGCGAAAACTTACTTCGATGAGGCGTGGCAATTGTCGGGGGCGGGATCAGACGATTCCCGGATCAACGTGCCGACGCTGGCACCGACACACATGGGCTTGGCTGCCTATTACCTCGAGACCAACAATTTTGCCGAGGCGATAAGGATCGGCGAGGCGGGTATGGAGATCGCCGACAGGTCCGGATATCTGGCATGGTCGCTTCAGTTCCTGCTGCCGGTGGTCGGTGAAGCGTCACTCTGGATACGAGACTTCGAACGCGCCGAACGCCATTCCGTGAGAATGAGGCGTGACGCCACTCGTCTTGGCAATCGGCTCGGGCTGGCAATGGCAGACGCATGTGACGGAATGCTGCTGTTGCTTCGCGATGCAAACTCCGAGGCAGCGATTCCACTTCTGCGGGCTGCTGCGGAAACCCTCGAATCGATTCCCTATCCCGACTCAGCCGCGCGCGTCCGCCGCATTCTCGCGTGGGCGCTCCGCGACAACGGCGATCGCGATGGCGCAATGCGTGAGTTCAGACGCGCGCACGACGTCTTTGCTAGGCTGCACGCAGCGACTGCACTCACCGAAGTGCGTGAGGAAATCAGGAAACTGGGGGTGCGTCCGCCGTCGCGCACGCTTGTCGCCGGCGCGGGGGGCCTAACCGGGCGTGAGCTTGAGATTGCACGCATGGTGGCCCGCAGAAAATCCAACCGGGAAATAGGGAGTAAGCTCGACATATCTGCCCGGACGGTGAGCACCCATATGTCCAACATCTTCCTCAAACTCGGCGTCGCGTCCCGGGGGGAACTGGCGGATGTGATCCGTACCAGATTTCCGGAGGTCGATTCACCATGA
- a CDS encoding amidohydrolase family protein — translation MRFSGLVRWRRSIALASLVAGASGMADGADAQTTSRGPVSGSRAASLVIRNATIVDGNGTPASGPADIVVRGNRITDVVWLDPVALKSGTAKRPSGDTEIDATGNYVLPGLINGHAHVQDERGGIPQPLDYELKLWLACGITSVREVGADDTGKLIALRGRSQRGEIASPRIFVYARFGAPPFPRTPEAARARVRELKRMGADGIKSTGIDRDLMTAMEDEAKKVGLRVAHHAGVEETNAWDDIRLGTTSIEHWYGIPDAALIDGGQRFPATYNYRNEVDRFRYAGRLWREADPDKLLKVLDGMVAARVAWMPTLDIYEASRDLQRAQTQPWFKDYLHPTLEKYFRPDAANHGSYFFGWTSTDETFWKENYRIWMNALREFERRGGLIGAGDDAGFIYQLYGFGLIRELELHEEAGFSPIKVIQHATGNNAKILGEEARLGRVRAGYLADLIVVKGNPLENLKVLYPTGIEDIKDGKEVRTGGVEWTIKDGIPYNGPKLLAEVKEIVRQARATQGRSGQ, via the coding sequence TTGCGTTTTTCAGGCCTTGTCCGTTGGCGGCGCAGTATTGCGCTCGCATCGCTGGTGGCGGGTGCGTCGGGCATGGCCGATGGTGCCGATGCCCAGACGACATCGCGCGGTCCCGTGAGCGGCTCGCGAGCGGCCAGCCTGGTGATCCGCAACGCTACAATTGTCGACGGAAACGGCACACCGGCGTCGGGCCCGGCAGATATAGTCGTTCGAGGAAATCGCATTACCGATGTCGTGTGGCTCGATCCTGTCGCTTTGAAATCCGGCACGGCAAAGCGGCCGTCGGGCGATACCGAGATCGACGCGACGGGAAACTACGTGCTTCCGGGGTTGATCAACGGGCATGCGCATGTCCAGGATGAACGCGGAGGCATTCCTCAGCCTCTCGACTATGAGCTAAAACTCTGGTTGGCTTGCGGCATCACCAGCGTGCGCGAAGTAGGCGCTGATGACACAGGCAAACTCATTGCGCTACGCGGCCGAAGCCAGCGCGGGGAAATCGCATCGCCCCGCATTTTCGTTTACGCGCGGTTCGGCGCACCGCCTTTTCCGCGCACGCCTGAAGCGGCTCGTGCGCGCGTGCGCGAACTGAAGCGTATGGGCGCCGATGGAATCAAGAGCACTGGAATCGATCGAGACTTGATGACGGCGATGGAAGACGAGGCGAAGAAAGTCGGGCTTCGCGTTGCCCACCATGCCGGCGTCGAGGAAACGAATGCCTGGGACGACATACGGCTGGGCACGACGAGCATCGAGCACTGGTATGGCATTCCCGACGCTGCGCTGATTGACGGCGGTCAGAGGTTTCCCGCGACCTATAACTACCGGAACGAAGTCGATCGGTTCAGATATGCGGGACGGCTGTGGCGGGAGGCCGATCCCGACAAGCTCCTGAAGGTTCTGGATGGCATGGTCGCGGCCAGGGTTGCCTGGATGCCGACCCTTGATATCTACGAGGCGAGCCGTGACCTCCAGCGCGCGCAGACCCAGCCATGGTTCAAGGATTATCTGCACCCGACGCTGGAGAAATATTTCCGGCCCGACGCCGCCAACCACGGCTCGTATTTCTTTGGATGGACGTCGACCGACGAAACGTTCTGGAAGGAGAACTACCGGATATGGATGAACGCGTTGCGCGAATTCGAGCGTCGGGGCGGCCTCATCGGTGCCGGCGATGATGCGGGATTCATCTATCAGCTATACGGATTCGGGCTCATTCGCGAGCTCGAGCTGCACGAAGAGGCCGGCTTCAGCCCGATAAAGGTCATCCAGCATGCAACCGGTAACAATGCGAAGATCCTCGGCGAAGAAGCGCGGCTGGGCCGGGTGCGCGCTGGATATCTCGCCGATCTGATAGTAGTAAAGGGGAATCCGCTGGAGAATCTCAAGGTTCTCTACCCAACCGGGATCGAGGACATCAAAGACGGGAAAGAGGTTCGCACTGGCGGCGTTGAGTGGACGATTAAAGATGGGATCCCATATAATGGACCGAAGCTGCTGGCCGAGGTAAAGGAGATTGTCCGGCAGGCACGTGCGACGCAGGGAAGGTCTGGGCAGTAG